In Halobaculum limi, one DNA window encodes the following:
- a CDS encoding universal stress protein yields the protein MAHISGLTILVPFDVSETEPPALDVLDALGDVEVVLLGYFPVPDQAEPALIRDQYGPEAADRLDAVAADHGTPDHVLVFTHDREASIDRVAEEYDCDAVLTAGRSTTVERVLVPLRGDVNLDRILGAVAGLLLAGDEAVTLFHAVAADTDPSQGELLLAGAVDRLVEYGVDRGRIDSRVTEDSDAQTGIVDLAAAYDLVVLGETEPSLRERVIGDRLSAIIDALDVPALVVRDVE from the coding sequence ATGGCCCATATCAGCGGGCTGACGATCCTCGTCCCGTTCGACGTCTCGGAGACGGAGCCGCCCGCGCTGGACGTCCTCGACGCACTCGGCGACGTCGAGGTCGTACTGCTCGGCTACTTCCCGGTGCCGGACCAGGCCGAACCGGCGCTCATCAGGGACCAGTACGGTCCCGAGGCCGCGGACCGACTGGACGCCGTCGCCGCCGACCACGGCACGCCCGACCACGTGCTGGTGTTCACACACGACCGCGAGGCCAGCATCGACCGCGTCGCCGAGGAGTACGACTGTGACGCGGTGCTGACGGCAGGGCGGTCGACCACCGTCGAGCGTGTGCTCGTCCCACTTCGGGGCGACGTGAACCTCGACCGCATCCTCGGGGCCGTCGCCGGGTTGCTTCTGGCGGGCGACGAGGCGGTCACGCTGTTCCACGCGGTCGCGGCCGACACCGACCCGAGTCAGGGGGAACTCCTCCTCGCGGGCGCCGTCGACCGCCTCGTCGAGTACGGCGTCGACCGCGGCCGGATCGACTCGCGCGTCACTGAGGACAGCGACGCGCAGACGGGCATCGTCGACCTCGCTGCGGCGTACGACCTCGTCGTCCTCGGCGAGACCGAACCCTCGCTCCGCGAACGGGTCATCGGCGACCGTCTCTCGGCGATCATCGACGCGCTGGACGTCCCGGCGCTCGTCGTGAGAGACGTCGAATGA
- a CDS encoding DUF63 family protein, with amino-acid sequence MHALADSVVLGQLLPSGFGLPPLPYLLALVAALAGVAVCLHRRDPPFGSAHVFALVPWMCVGAAGHVLYVLDVLPAAVNPLFGTPAAYLTTVAVAGAVWLAALASGRDDAPILGVAGVVALVPAAGGVLAVGATDGTFAPALPAAGLVGGALLGVGVGLLLYRGSDEAAVAGRAGLLAVAAHGVDGVTTAVGVDLLGFGERTPASRVIIEFAADLPTAEVLGAGWLFVLVKLAVAAVVVLAVAPTVRDEPRYGYALLAIITAVGLGPGVHNALLFAVAAPA; translated from the coding sequence ATGCACGCGCTCGCCGATTCTGTCGTTCTCGGTCAACTCCTCCCCAGCGGGTTCGGGCTTCCGCCGCTCCCGTATCTGCTCGCGTTAGTCGCGGCGCTTGCGGGCGTCGCCGTCTGCCTCCATCGCCGCGACCCACCGTTCGGCTCTGCGCACGTCTTCGCGCTCGTGCCGTGGATGTGCGTCGGCGCGGCCGGACACGTCCTGTACGTCCTCGACGTGCTTCCCGCCGCCGTGAATCCGCTGTTCGGCACGCCCGCCGCGTACCTCACGACCGTCGCCGTCGCCGGTGCGGTGTGGCTCGCGGCGCTCGCCTCGGGCCGCGACGACGCACCGATCCTCGGCGTCGCCGGCGTCGTCGCACTCGTCCCGGCCGCCGGCGGTGTCCTCGCGGTCGGCGCGACCGACGGAACGTTCGCGCCCGCGCTCCCCGCAGCGGGGCTGGTCGGCGGTGCGCTCCTCGGCGTCGGCGTCGGTCTCTTGCTCTACCGCGGCAGCGACGAGGCCGCGGTCGCCGGGCGTGCGGGCCTGCTCGCAGTCGCCGCCCACGGCGTCGACGGCGTGACGACCGCTGTCGGCGTCGACCTGCTCGGCTTCGGCGAGCGCACACCCGCCTCGCGCGTCATCATCGAGTTCGCGGCCGACCTACCGACGGCCGAGGTACTCGGCGCTGGGTGGCTGTTTGTCCTCGTGAAACTCGCCGTCGCCGCCGTCGTCGTCCTCGCCGTCGCGCCGACCGTCCGCGACGAACCGCGATACGGCTACGCGCTGCTCGCGATCATCACCGCGGTCGGTCTCGGGCCGGGCGTCCACAACGCCCTGCTGTTCGCGGTCGCGGCCCCGGCGTGA
- the deoC gene encoding deoxyribose-phosphate aldolase, whose translation MTDSSDADFSDPESLSLDTFAAAIDHTVLGPTTTLADVETLLDEAADHGMNACIPPCYVAEAAEYAPDVTLATVVGFPHGQHAPGAKRDEAERAWRDGADELDLVINVGRLLAGDDDAVQAEISEVVAAVPIPVKVIIETALLTNDQKHRACAAARDADAAMVKTSTGFADGGATVDDVALMSEYLPVKASGGVGGYDDACAMFAAGAERIGASSGIEILGGHPDADA comes from the coding sequence ATGACCGACAGTTCCGACGCCGACTTCAGCGACCCCGAATCGCTGTCGCTCGACACCTTCGCCGCGGCTATCGACCACACCGTCCTCGGGCCGACGACGACGCTCGCAGACGTCGAGACCCTGCTCGACGAGGCGGCCGACCACGGGATGAACGCCTGTATCCCGCCGTGTTACGTCGCGGAGGCCGCCGAGTACGCGCCCGACGTGACGCTGGCGACCGTCGTCGGCTTTCCGCACGGCCAGCACGCACCGGGCGCCAAGCGCGACGAGGCCGAGCGAGCGTGGCGGGATGGCGCAGACGAACTCGACCTCGTCATCAACGTCGGCCGACTCCTCGCCGGCGACGACGACGCGGTGCAAGCGGAGATTTCTGAGGTCGTCGCTGCGGTCCCCATCCCGGTGAAGGTGATCATCGAGACGGCGCTGTTGACCAACGACCAGAAACACCGGGCGTGTGCGGCCGCCCGCGACGCCGACGCCGCGATGGTGAAGACGTCGACCGGGTTCGCCGACGGCGGGGCGACCGTCGACGACGTGGCCCTGATGAGCGAGTACCTCCCCGTGAAAGCCAGCGGCGGTGTCGGCGGGTACGACGACGCCTGCGCGATGTTCGCCGCGGGTGCCGAGCGCATCGGCGCGTCCTCGGGCATCGAGATTCTCGGCGGCCACCCCGACGCCGACGCCTGA
- a CDS encoding PQQ-binding-like beta-propeller repeat protein: MPSRRRFLSGLAAGTAVGLSGCLGGGTTFSPGRTSNTDWPLPGHGPRASNYTRNAVAPRTPPSERWRAETGRSVGRPVVADETVFVPAEDGLYALRLRDGEQRWRASIAPYGVAVADGVVYATARDEAAVFAYEADSGEGRWRRETAADFATAPLPLSSGDAVVVGDTDGHVRSLAPRTGETRWRFRAFTGVYSLAARDDRVYVGTTGGEAYELHVVDGDDGPSGVPLWRRKLPGTVRALSATRQSVYAATFGGGFLKLATGASAGRTEWHATGAPTVTDALVHAGRLVVGVGSEGVSAYDAATGDPRWRATVDRTAPASPPAAAGDTLYVGVGGALHAYALGGGVGVGPYRVDVQRWRLPIRTRGVAIADGAVVVTSDDLDGSPGVAVLE; encoded by the coding sequence ATGCCCTCGCGACGACGCTTCCTGTCGGGACTGGCGGCCGGCACAGCCGTGGGGCTGTCCGGGTGTCTCGGCGGCGGGACGACGTTCTCGCCGGGGCGTACGTCTAACACCGACTGGCCACTCCCGGGGCACGGCCCCCGCGCGAGCAACTACACGAGGAACGCGGTCGCGCCGAGGACACCGCCGAGCGAGCGGTGGCGCGCCGAGACGGGGCGGTCGGTCGGTCGCCCGGTCGTCGCCGACGAGACGGTGTTCGTCCCCGCCGAAGACGGCCTGTACGCGCTCCGCTTGCGCGACGGCGAACAGCGGTGGCGAGCGTCGATCGCACCCTACGGCGTCGCCGTCGCCGACGGCGTCGTGTACGCTACTGCGCGCGACGAGGCGGCCGTGTTCGCATACGAGGCCGACAGCGGCGAGGGTCGCTGGCGGCGGGAGACGGCGGCTGACTTCGCGACCGCGCCGTTGCCGCTTTCGAGCGGTGACGCCGTCGTCGTCGGCGACACAGACGGACACGTCCGCTCGTTGGCGCCCCGCACCGGCGAGACGCGCTGGCGCTTCCGCGCGTTCACCGGCGTCTACTCGCTGGCCGCACGCGACGACCGCGTGTACGTCGGAACGACCGGCGGCGAGGCGTACGAACTCCACGTCGTCGACGGCGACGACGGGCCGTCGGGCGTCCCGCTGTGGCGACGGAAACTCCCCGGAACCGTCCGGGCGCTGAGTGCGACCCGCCAATCCGTCTACGCGGCGACGTTCGGCGGCGGCTTCCTCAAACTGGCGACGGGAGCGTCCGCCGGACGCACAGAGTGGCACGCGACGGGTGCGCCGACCGTGACGGACGCACTGGTTCACGCCGGTCGTCTCGTCGTCGGCGTCGGGTCCGAGGGCGTCTCGGCGTACGACGCCGCGACGGGCGACCCGCGGTGGCGCGCGACGGTCGACAGAACGGCACCCGCGTCGCCGCCGGCGGCCGCTGGCGACACGCTGTACGTCGGCGTCGGCGGGGCGTTGCACGCGTACGCGCTCGGCGGCGGCGTCGGCGTCGGTCCATACCGCGTCGACGTTCAGCGCTGGCGACTCCCGATCCGAACCCGAGGGGTCGCCATCGCCGACGGCGCAGTGGTGGTCACCTCCGATGACCTCGACGGGTCGCCCGGCGTCGCGGTGCTGGAGTGA
- a CDS encoding PQQ-binding-like beta-propeller repeat protein, producing MPSRRDTLRGLGSLGAVGLAATAGCLGAGPGSYDGVSPGDDADTDWPRPRHDARATGYAPDAAAPRTGATVSWRRQTFLPRPPVVADGLVLRTAAGVGITAYDVDSGEERWSYEPDEHPTVGAPAVHDGVAYVPMREGLTAVRLADGEELWRGPSATPEATPVLTDDGDYVFGGGEDGHVYQLDPATGEVTWEADVFGTVQTLSLKRFLFVGTRGGEVYAFGDRFDPLEAWRLRFDGMVEAVTAHSNGPTVALFGGPLTNLTDNAGVGSVQWTAPAARANTAPVLVGSWLVSAGYDTVSTTRGYDGKRAWGLNGRFDRCDPVAAGDTLYLGDTDGVHAISLSGGVGAGGYRVGARRWSMSLGGPVGGLAVASGSLVATVRGGDQHEVVVLDPVDD from the coding sequence ATGCCCTCCAGACGTGACACGCTCCGCGGCCTCGGGAGTCTCGGTGCAGTCGGTCTCGCAGCGACCGCCGGCTGTCTCGGTGCAGGTCCCGGTTCGTACGACGGTGTGAGTCCCGGCGACGACGCCGACACCGACTGGCCCAGGCCCCGACACGACGCTCGCGCGACCGGCTACGCGCCCGACGCGGCCGCACCTCGGACCGGCGCGACCGTCTCGTGGCGACGCCAGACGTTCCTCCCGCGACCACCGGTCGTGGCCGACGGTCTCGTCCTCCGGACGGCCGCTGGCGTGGGAATCACCGCCTACGACGTCGACTCCGGCGAGGAACGGTGGTCGTACGAGCCGGACGAACACCCGACGGTCGGTGCGCCCGCCGTCCACGACGGCGTCGCGTACGTGCCGATGCGCGAGGGCCTCACCGCGGTCCGCCTCGCCGACGGCGAGGAACTGTGGCGCGGGCCGTCCGCGACACCCGAGGCGACGCCCGTGCTCACTGACGACGGCGACTACGTCTTCGGCGGCGGCGAGGACGGCCACGTCTACCAACTCGACCCGGCGACGGGGGAGGTGACGTGGGAGGCCGACGTGTTCGGGACGGTGCAGACGCTGTCGCTGAAGCGGTTCCTGTTCGTCGGGACGCGCGGCGGCGAGGTGTACGCCTTCGGGGACCGCTTCGACCCGCTGGAGGCGTGGCGACTCCGGTTCGACGGGATGGTCGAGGCGGTCACTGCACACAGCAACGGGCCGACAGTGGCGCTGTTCGGCGGGCCGCTCACGAACCTCACGGACAACGCGGGTGTCGGGTCGGTGCAGTGGACCGCGCCCGCGGCGCGGGCGAACACCGCGCCCGTGCTCGTGGGTTCGTGGCTCGTCTCCGCCGGCTACGACACCGTCTCGACGACGCGGGGTTACGACGGAAAGCGAGCGTGGGGGCTGAACGGCCGGTTCGACCGCTGTGACCCGGTCGCCGCCGGCGACACGCTGTACCTCGGTGACACCGACGGCGTCCACGCCATCTCACTGTCGGGCGGCGTCGGTGCGGGAGGCTACCGCGTGGGCGCTCGCCGGTGGTCGATGTCGCTTGGGGGACCCGTCGGTGGCCTCGCGGTCGCGTCGGGGTCGCTCGTCGCGACCGTCCGCGGCGGCGACCAGCACGAGGTAGTCGTCCTCGACCCGGTGGACGACTGA
- a CDS encoding tRNA (N(6)-L-threonylcarbamoyladenosine(37)-C(2))-methylthiotransferase, with protein sequence MATYHIETYGCTSNRGESREIERRLRDGGHRPADGPGEADVAILNTCTVVEKTERNMLRRAEELADETADLIVTGCMALAQGEEFAEAEVDAQVLHWEDVPTAVMNGECPTPTADTEPILDGQVGILPIARGCMSNCSYCITKFATGRIDSPPVAENVEKARALVHAGAKEIRVTGQDTGVYGWDEGERKLPELLDRICDIDGEFRVRVGMANPGGIHGIREELADVFARNEKLYDFIHLPVQSGSDDVLEDMRRQHRVDGFLDIVETFDERLNEWTLSTDFIVGFPSETDHDHEQSMALLREVRPEKVNVTRFSKRPGTEAAEMKGLGGQTKKDRSKEMSAAKRDIVGAAYESMVGTTRHVLVVEEGTGDSVKCRDGAYRQVIIQHADDHGVSPGDFLDVEITGQNTMYAFGEPV encoded by the coding sequence ATGGCGACGTACCACATCGAGACGTACGGCTGCACGTCCAACCGGGGTGAGAGCCGGGAGATCGAGCGCCGGCTTCGGGACGGCGGCCACCGCCCCGCCGACGGGCCCGGCGAGGCGGACGTGGCCATCCTCAACACCTGCACTGTCGTCGAGAAGACGGAGCGCAATATGTTGCGCCGCGCGGAGGAACTGGCCGACGAGACGGCGGACCTCATCGTAACTGGCTGTATGGCGCTCGCGCAGGGCGAAGAGTTTGCCGAGGCCGAAGTCGACGCGCAGGTCCTCCACTGGGAGGACGTCCCGACGGCGGTGATGAACGGCGAGTGTCCCACGCCGACGGCCGACACCGAACCGATCCTCGACGGCCAAGTAGGTATCCTCCCCATCGCCCGCGGGTGTATGAGCAACTGCTCGTACTGCATCACGAAGTTCGCGACCGGCCGCATCGACTCGCCGCCAGTCGCGGAGAACGTCGAGAAGGCGCGGGCACTCGTCCACGCGGGCGCGAAAGAGATTCGCGTGACAGGGCAGGACACCGGCGTCTACGGCTGGGACGAGGGCGAGCGGAAACTGCCGGAACTCCTCGACCGCATCTGCGACATCGACGGAGAGTTCCGCGTCCGCGTCGGGATGGCGAATCCGGGCGGCATCCACGGCATCCGCGAGGAACTCGCGGACGTGTTCGCCCGCAACGAGAAACTGTACGACTTCATCCACCTCCCCGTCCAGTCGGGCAGCGACGACGTCCTGGAGGATATGCGCCGCCAGCACCGCGTCGACGGCTTCCTCGACATCGTCGAGACGTTCGATGAGCGACTAAACGAGTGGACGCTGTCGACGGACTTCATCGTCGGCTTCCCCTCCGAGACGGACCACGACCACGAGCAGTCGATGGCGCTGCTCCGGGAGGTCCGTCCCGAGAAGGTGAACGTCACCCGCTTCTCGAAGCGGCCCGGCACCGAGGCGGCAGAGATGAAGGGACTGGGCGGGCAGACGAAGAAGGACCGCTCGAAGGAGATGAGCGCCGCCAAGCGCGACATCGTCGGCGCCGCCTACGAGTCGATGGTCGGCACGACACGCCACGTCCTCGTCGTCGAGGAGGGAACCGGCGACTCCGTGAAGTGCCGCGACGGCGCGTACCGACAGGTCATCATCCAGCACGCCGACGACCACGGCGTCTCCCCCGGTGACTTTCTCGACGTGGAGATTACCGGGCAGAACACGATGTACGCGTTCGGAGAACCCGTCTGA
- a CDS encoding S26 family signal peptidase, which produces MNDALRQIIRDTVQVGLGVLVVASLLFAATGVWPPMVAVESGSMEPHMERGDLVVVADPTRDGPETVAGVVTAAEAPPGSRTIGAPGDVIVFDSPYRPGSPIIHRAHLYVEAGENWYDDADPAHLPAGVDSCRELEACPAPHAGFVTKGDANSQYDQVNGNAPVVRPDSIRAEAHVRIPYLGYVRLTLTGA; this is translated from the coding sequence GTGAACGACGCCCTCCGACAGATCATCCGAGACACGGTGCAGGTCGGCCTCGGCGTCCTCGTCGTCGCGTCGCTGTTGTTCGCGGCCACCGGCGTGTGGCCGCCGATGGTCGCCGTCGAGTCCGGCAGTATGGAACCGCATATGGAGCGTGGCGACCTCGTCGTCGTCGCTGACCCCACGCGTGACGGTCCCGAGACTGTCGCGGGCGTCGTAACCGCCGCGGAGGCGCCGCCCGGATCGCGAACGATCGGCGCGCCTGGCGATGTCATCGTGTTCGACTCGCCGTACAGACCGGGGTCGCCGATCATCCACCGCGCACACCTGTACGTCGAGGCCGGCGAGAACTGGTACGACGACGCCGACCCCGCACACCTCCCGGCGGGCGTCGACTCCTGCCGAGAACTGGAGGCGTGTCCCGCACCGCACGCGGGATTCGTCACGAAGGGGGACGCCAACTCCCAGTACGACCAGGTGAACGGCAACGCACCGGTCGTCCGTCCTGACAGCATCCGCGCGGAAGCACACGTTCGAATCCCGTATCTCGGCTACGTTCGACTGACGCTGACCGGCGCGTGA
- a CDS encoding SDR family oxidoreductase yields MSDLLAGRTAVVTGAASGNGRAIARRFAEEGADVVVADVREEPREGGEPTHELVAAETDAEATFVECDVRDPADLEAAVEAAEAFGGVDVMVNNAGIYRPENFLETSEDEFDQLMNINAKGVYFGAQAAAKRMVARAEAGEADGPAPVIINMSSAAGLRGDGRLVTYSMSKGAVRLFTYALADALGDAGIRVNAIHPGFIETAMTTEDVELVGTETEARMSKAIPSGRFGQPSEVADAAVYLASEMAGYVTGESLVVDGGMSNT; encoded by the coding sequence GTGTCAGATTTACTGGCAGGACGGACGGCTGTCGTGACGGGCGCGGCGAGTGGGAACGGACGGGCCATCGCCCGACGCTTCGCCGAGGAAGGAGCAGACGTGGTCGTCGCCGACGTGCGCGAGGAACCACGCGAGGGGGGTGAGCCGACGCACGAACTGGTCGCGGCCGAGACGGACGCCGAGGCGACGTTCGTCGAGTGTGACGTGCGCGACCCGGCGGACCTGGAAGCGGCCGTCGAGGCTGCGGAGGCGTTCGGCGGCGTCGACGTGATGGTGAACAACGCCGGCATCTACCGGCCGGAGAACTTCCTCGAGACGAGCGAGGACGAGTTCGACCAGTTGATGAACATCAACGCGAAGGGTGTCTACTTCGGCGCGCAGGCGGCGGCCAAACGGATGGTCGCACGGGCGGAGGCGGGCGAGGCCGACGGACCAGCCCCCGTCATCATCAATATGTCCAGCGCCGCAGGCCTGCGCGGTGACGGCCGCCTCGTCACCTACTCGATGTCGAAGGGGGCGGTTCGACTGTTCACCTACGCACTGGCGGACGCCCTCGGCGACGCGGGCATCCGGGTGAACGCCATCCATCCGGGGTTCATCGAGACGGCGATGACCACAGAGGACGTGGAACTCGTCGGCACCGAGACGGAGGCACGGATGTCGAAGGCGATTCCGAGCGGTCGCTTCGGCCAGCCTTCGGAGGTAGCCGACGCCGCGGTGTACCTCGCCAGCGAGATGGCGGGGTACGTCACCGGGGAGTCGCTCGTCGTCGACGGCGGGATGTCGAACACCTGA
- a CDS encoding cation diffusion facilitator family transporter yields the protein MSRKAAVRRVGAVILVVNVVLAVAKAAVWYVTGSLAVGSEAVNSLADVAYSTVVLAGLYLTTQPPDFEHPHGHERIEPFVSLFVAAGVLVAGIGVAYSGVSALLAPGPPQTFTGGPLAVGVLVATGVVKLLLYRYCYTIGRERNSPAIVATALDNRNDTLTAGAALVGVLGSAAGYPALDAVAATAVSVGILYTGYDIVRDNVGYLVGAAPPEELREEILDRALSHPQVRGAHDVVAHYVGPEVDVSLHIEVEGKRSLFEAHDIETEVVESIRAIAAVDDVFVHVDPKELGEWKDAADARVAAEEVTLSGAPEDGTDVDNANSDGDSDGDSDAADARPASESTDGTDD from the coding sequence ATGAGCCGTAAGGCCGCCGTCCGCCGCGTCGGTGCCGTCATCCTCGTGGTGAACGTCGTCCTCGCGGTCGCGAAGGCCGCGGTGTGGTACGTGACCGGCAGCCTCGCGGTCGGGTCGGAGGCGGTCAACTCACTCGCGGACGTCGCGTACTCCACTGTCGTCCTCGCCGGTCTGTACCTCACCACGCAACCGCCGGACTTCGAGCATCCGCACGGCCACGAACGGATCGAACCGTTCGTCTCGCTGTTCGTCGCCGCGGGCGTCCTCGTCGCCGGTATCGGCGTCGCCTACTCGGGTGTCTCCGCACTCCTCGCGCCGGGACCGCCGCAGACGTTCACCGGCGGACCGCTCGCGGTGGGTGTCCTCGTCGCGACGGGCGTGGTGAAACTCCTCTTGTACCGCTACTGCTACACTATCGGCCGCGAGCGCAACTCTCCCGCCATCGTAGCCACCGCCCTCGACAACCGCAACGACACGCTCACTGCGGGGGCGGCGCTCGTGGGTGTCCTCGGGTCGGCCGCGGGCTACCCCGCACTCGACGCGGTGGCCGCGACGGCCGTCTCGGTGGGCATCCTCTACACGGGCTACGACATCGTCCGCGACAACGTGGGGTACCTCGTCGGCGCGGCCCCGCCGGAGGAACTCCGCGAGGAGATTCTCGACCGCGCGCTGTCGCACCCGCAAGTGCGCGGTGCACACGACGTGGTCGCCCACTACGTCGGCCCGGAGGTGGACGTGAGCCTCCACATCGAGGTGGAGGGGAAGCGATCCCTGTTCGAGGCCCACGACATCGAGACCGAGGTGGTGGAGTCCATCCGGGCTATCGCCGCCGTCGACGACGTGTTCGTCCACGTCGACCCGAAAGAACTCGGCGAGTGGAAAGACGCCGCGGACGCACGCGTCGCCGCCGAAGAGGTGACGCTGTCTGGCGCGCCCGAGGACGGTACCGATGTTGACAACGCTAACTCCGACGGCGACTCCGACGGCGACTCCGACGCCGCCGACGCCCGACCAGCATCCGAGAGTACGGACGGCACCGACGACTGA
- a CDS encoding DUF7314 family protein, whose protein sequence is MADEFIKGLGLFCGAGLAWMVLAGWYRTPSFESPRQLIAAPPEPSNVFDAIGIFLNDVFLWTAILGALTFWVLIPTFRQIRDSTASA, encoded by the coding sequence ATGGCAGACGAGTTCATCAAGGGTCTCGGGCTGTTCTGTGGTGCGGGACTCGCGTGGATGGTGCTCGCGGGCTGGTACCGGACGCCCTCGTTCGAGAGCCCCCGACAGCTTATCGCCGCGCCGCCGGAGCCGAGTAACGTCTTCGACGCCATCGGCATCTTCCTCAACGACGTGTTCCTGTGGACGGCCATCCTCGGCGCGCTGACGTTCTGGGTGCTCATCCCGACGTTCCGACAGATCCGCGACTCGACCGCGTCGGCGTAA
- a CDS encoding DUF7315 family membrane protein, with product MSETPTDRSDSTATSAGGGSAADESTGDAATDTEADDPTPTDGPTAPDGPVASGEGRARDVVVPMALYKRVTAYATLTAVVTVVFGFILLDAATLNVSLTRRFVVGVLATVGVAPPETFLTALFSVLGLGSIAFGAGVYVLGSRFRAAGMSAENGNPQDDDAEV from the coding sequence ATGAGCGAGACGCCGACCGACCGGTCGGATTCGACGGCGACGAGCGCGGGCGGCGGATCGGCGGCGGACGAGTCGACGGGGGACGCTGCCACCGACACCGAGGCGGACGACCCGACCCCCACCGACGGTCCGACTGCCCCCGACGGTCCGGTCGCCAGCGGCGAGGGTCGCGCACGCGACGTGGTCGTTCCGATGGCACTGTACAAGCGCGTGACCGCCTACGCGACGCTGACGGCGGTGGTGACGGTCGTCTTCGGATTCATCCTCCTCGATGCGGCGACGCTGAACGTCTCGCTGACGCGGCGGTTCGTCGTCGGTGTGTTGGCTACCGTCGGCGTGGCGCCGCCGGAGACGTTCCTCACCGCACTGTTCTCGGTGCTCGGGCTAGGGTCCATCGCGTTCGGTGCGGGCGTGTACGTGCTCGGGTCGCGCTTCCGGGCGGCGGGGATGAGCGCGGAGAACGGAAACCCTCAAGACGACGACGCCGAAGTGTAA
- a CDS encoding cytochrome bc complex cytochrome b subunit, with translation MTEDNTNTDVETDGGSEPDGSEADQTVRSDGGTGIVAPDDETPTWRERKERTEGLSRLTYEYFERARREDEDLRRESDYVERDVLAFPTWPHETVRNLALTSFFVGMIIFLSATLPPHIGDPANPNSTPAIILPDWYLYWSFGLLKLGPLNPELAILGGQKLMADRTYGVLANGIVVGAIAIVPFINKGSARRPVEQPFWAAVGVFGVFLAFTLSMLSVKNLMPMNVDLLFDLTFFVPPIAGIVTYAVLKTMREGYMYDLNRRYYRLRPPK, from the coding sequence ATGACCGAAGACAACACCAACACGGACGTGGAAACGGACGGCGGTTCCGAGCCCGACGGCTCGGAAGCAGATCAGACCGTCAGGTCTGATGGTGGAACCGGCATCGTCGCGCCGGACGACGAGACCCCGACGTGGCGTGAGCGGAAAGAGCGCACCGAGGGGCTCTCCCGGCTGACGTACGAGTACTTCGAGCGAGCGCGCCGCGAGGACGAGGACCTCCGTCGCGAGTCCGACTACGTCGAGCGTGACGTGCTCGCGTTCCCGACGTGGCCCCACGAGACGGTTCGCAACCTCGCGTTGACGAGCTTCTTCGTCGGGATGATCATCTTCCTGTCGGCGACGCTGCCGCCGCACATCGGCGACCCGGCGAACCCGAACTCGACTCCGGCGATCATCCTGCCCGACTGGTACCTCTACTGGTCGTTCGGCCTGCTCAAGCTGGGCCCGCTCAACCCCGAGCTGGCCATCCTCGGCGGGCAGAAGCTGATGGCCGACCGCACGTACGGCGTGCTCGCGAACGGCATCGTCGTCGGCGCTATCGCCATCGTCCCCTTCATCAACAAGGGGTCGGCGCGGCGTCCCGTCGAACAGCCGTTCTGGGCGGCCGTCGGCGTCTTCGGCGTGTTCCTCGCGTTCACGCTGTCGATGCTGTCGGTCAAGAATCTCATGCCGATGAACGTCGACCTGCTGTTCGACCTGACGTTCTTCGTCCCACCCATCGCGGGCATCGTCACCTACGCGGTGCTGAAGACGATGCGCGAAGGGTACATGTACGACCTCAACCGGCGCTACTACCGGCTGCGGCCGCCGAAGTAA